A window of Blautia argi genomic DNA:
AAAAATTAACCCGCTCCAATCCCAATCCGGAAGATGGAGAACCTCTGTATAATTTAGGATTGTGTTTAAAATTTCAGGGAAGATTATCTGAGGCGTATGATGCTTTTTATAAGGCCACCTGGAATGGTGCATGGCAAGACGCTGCTTTTTATCAAATGGCTTGTATTGCCTGTATTCAGAAAGATTACAAAACAGCACTGGAGCATATTGAGCGTTCTATTGTGAGAAATTATCACAACATGAAAGCGAGAAATTTAAAAGCAGCGATATTAAGAAAAATGGGATTTCCGGACAAGGCAGAGGCCTGGCTGAAAACGGCCGGCGATATTGATGTGTTAGATTTAGGAAGCAGGTTTGAACAGTCCTTTATTTCAGAAGTAAAAGGGAAAGATCCGGAAATCTACAGAACAGAAGCTGACAAAATACTGGAAGGAAATTATCAGACCTATTTAGAACTGGCAATTGATTATCTGGAAGCCGGTATGGTAGAAGAGGCAGAGGTGATCCTGAACAGAAGCAGAGCATTGAACCAGGCAGAAGACGCGGTATACCCAATGGTATTTTATTATCTGGCTTTCTGTGCGATGATAAGAGGAAAGAGAGCGCAGGCGATTTCTCTGGCTGAAAAAGGAGAGCAGGCAGCAGCAGATTATTGTTTTCCACATCGACTGGAAGATATTAAAGTTCTGGAAGCAATGCAAAATTTAGAAATACCGGTACCTATGGCAGCTTATTGTTTGGGGAATTTATGGTACGATAAAAAGCAATATAAAGAAGCAGTAGAAAACTGGGAAATGACGGCAAGATTAAAACCGGAATTCCCAACAGCACACAGAAATTTGGCGCTGGCTTATTACAATAAAGAACAGAATCCGGAAAAGGCCAGAAGAGAACTGGAAACAGCCTACAAAATGGATGAAACAGATTCCAGAGTATTAATGGAGTTAGATCAACTTTATAAAAAGACCGGAGTTCCGGCAAAAAAACGTTTGGAAATCTTAAGTAAGCATATGGAACAGGTGGAAGACAGAGATGATTTAATGGTAGAGTATATTACCCTGTTAAATATCACCGGTGCCTATGAAGAGGCTCTGCGTCTTGCAGAAACAAGACAATTCCATCCATGGGAAGGCGGAGAAGGAAAGATTCCGAAACAGTATGTGACTGCTTTGGTTCAGTTAGCAAAAAAGGCTTTGAAAGCAGGAGAGAATAAAAAGGCAGAGTCTTATCTTCTGAAAGCATCTGGTTCTTATCCGTATAACCTGGGAGAAGGAAAGTTGTACGGGGCGCAGGAAAATCATATTTATTATTATCTGGGAATTGCTTATGAGAGAATGGGAGAACAGGAAAAGGCAGAGTCTTGTTTTGAAACCGCTTCTACTGGTATTTCTGAACCTGTAGGCGCCATGTATTACAATGACCAGCCGCCTGAAATGATTTATTATCAGGGTGCAGCCCTTGCAAAATTAGGAAAAGATGAAGCGGCCAGGGGCAGATTCCATAAACTTATAGGATACGGGGAAAAACATTTATATGATGAGATGCGAATTGATTATTTTGCTGTATCTTTGCCGGATTTATTGATTTTTGACGAGGATTTGAATCTGAAAAATAAAATGCACTGTTTGTTTATGATGGGGCTTGGAAAATTAGGTATGGGTCAGAAAAAAGAAGCAGAAGAGTATTTTTCTCAGATTTTAAAAACAGATGGAAACCATCAGGGAGCTTTGAATATACCAGAAGAGGTTTAGAGATATGAAAGTTGTAAAAGTAAAAGACTATGATGAAATGACTGCTTATTTACTGAAATTATTTACGAAACAGCTGGCAGAAAAGCCGGATTCTGTACTTTCGTTTACTACAGGAGCCACCCCCAGAGGACTTTTGGAAGCTATGGCAGAAAAAGTAAATGAAGGGTTGGATATCAGCCAGAGCATTTTTTGCAACTTAGATGAATATGTGGGGAAGCGTGATGGTGCATATAGTGTTTTTCGATTTATGCATGAACATTTTTATGACAGGATTAAGATGCAGCCAAAAGAGATACATATGCTGAATGCAGAAGCTGAGGATCAGCAAAAGGAGATAGAACGGTATGGAAAAATTCTGGGAAGATACCCGAGAGATATACAGCTTCTTGGATTGGGAACCAATGGTCATATTGGTGCGAATGAGCCCGGAACCTCTTTTTTATCTACTTTGTTTGTGGCTGACAGTGAGGAAAGTACACGGATTGCCACACAAAAATTATTTGGTCTGACGTGGGAAGAAACACCAAAGCAGATGTATACTATGGGATTTCAGGAAATTATGGCTGCAAGATGTGTGATTTTGGCGGCATCAGGAAAAGAAAAAGCAAAAGCAGTACAAAAAATGCTGGAGGGAGAGATTACAGAGAATCTGCCCGCAAGTTATTTGAGAATGCATCCGAATGCAGTTGTTGTCATTGACCAGGAAGCAGCATCTCTTTTAGAATAAAGGAGGCGACACGATGAACATTGTTATAGAAAGACCTCCCAGGGGAATTATGATTTCAACCTGGAGAATGTCCTATCAAGGGCTTACAGAAGCAGGGAAATTACTGGTATCAGGTTCGACTCTTCCTGAAGCGATCCTTCACAGTGTAAAGTCTGTAGAGGATAATGAAAAATATGTATCTGTTGGATATGGAGGATTGCCAAACAGAGAAGGAGAAGTAGAACTGGATGCTGCTTATATGGATGGAAATACGCTAGAGGTTGGTGCCGTTATGGCAGTAAAACAGATAAAAAATCCCATAGAGGTAGCTTATGATTTGAGTCATAAGAAGCGCAGCAGTGTATTGGTTGGAACAGGCGCTGAAATGTATGCCAGACAAAGAGGGTTTGCATTTAAAAATATGTTGACAGAATCTTCTTTTCAACGATATCTGAAAGAACGGACGCTGGATAAAGATGAGGAAAAAAGAACTGCCTATGAGGGACATGATACCGTATGTGTGATTGGACGAAGCGGAGAACATATGGCTTGCGGAGTATCTACTTCTGGTTTGTATATGAAGCATCCGGGAAGAATTGGGGATAGTCCTCTTATAGGATCCGGATTTTATGCAGATTCTTCTGCAGGTGCAGCGGCAGCTACCGGAGTAGGAGAAGATATCATGAAGGGCTGCTTATCCTTTGCGATTACTGAGAAAATCAGAGAAGGTGTGGCAGTACAGGAAGCTTGTGAACAATGCCTTTTGCAGCATTTAAGAAGGTTGGAAACTTTGGGATACGGTAATGGGGGAATGTCGGTAATTGCTATGGATAAAGAAGGAAATACAGGGGCAGCAACGACTCTGAGCGCCTTTCCGTTTGTTATATCTGATGGTAAAGAGTGTAAAATCTATATCGCCTCCGGAAATCAGGAGAACGGGGAACATAAAATTTTTATTCCGGATTCCCAGTGGCTGGAAGAGTGCAGTGCAGACTGGATTTTTATGAATTAACCAGAAAAAATTGCCTTCCCTTCTGCAATAAAGTTATTCAGGCTTATATTGGCAGAAAGGAAAGGCAATTTTTAGTTAGGTATAGGACTGTGTCTGGTTTTTCTAAAAAATTTCTTTGCTGATTTTTTTGATTACGTCACTGGCAGCCTCATAAACTCCCGGGAATGTACTGATTCCAAGCCCCTGTGTCAGACATGGAATATAGTATTTTTTTGCCATTTTCTTTGCAGATTTTCCGTACTTCTGTATCTACCAGTTCAGGCGTCCAGTCCGGTCTGTCAATGGAAGCGCTGTCAATACCGCCCATAAAGGTGATTTTGCCGCCGTATTTTTCAATGAGTTCCGGAATATTATTGGAGCTCATGGTTCCCTGCCAGATATCAACACCCATGTCAATCATATAAGGCACAAGGGTTGCTGCATAGGAATCGCAGTGATGAATAATCAATTCTATGCCGTGTGATTTATAATATCCGTAAATTTTCTTATACGCAGGAAGAATGAATTCTTCAAACATAGCAGGTGAAATAAAGGTAGAAGTCTGGCTTCCCCAGTCATCATGGTGGAAAATAGCATCAGGTTTTATGTATTTACAGATTTTTTCTGCGTACTGTAATTCCCATTCTGTCAGATAGTCGATTAATTCCCGGGTAGCTTCTGGTTCTTCATAGAAATTCATCAGGCAGTTCTGGATTTCCTGCAAATGGTGACATTGCTCAAAAATACCTGGTGCTATAAACTGTGTGGCAAAATATTCTTTCCGGTCGATTTCTTCTGCTGCTTTGATATAAGGTTCCCATTCTGCGTCAGAATAGTCCAGCTTTGGTGCATGTACAGATTCCTTCCAGTTCGTGATATCTTTGCAGACAATGTGTTCTTCGTCATGTACCGGGAAACCGCCGGGTGTTCCTTCCGGCCATACATTTGTGACACCCCAGGCATTTTTTACGGGGCCTTTTCCGTATTCCGGAGAGGGATTGTTTACAGAGTAAGGATTGTCAGTAATCATGGCCAATGCCTCATATTGATTTACATAACGGTCAGGTTTTCCCCCACGGATAGTTTCCAATAAGTTTTGCCTTTTTGTGAGCATACGCAATACCTCCTTGTGACTGGGTGCAGCCCGTACACCCATAAATTCCTGTTAGAGAACTGCCGCATCGGGTATAAAAAATACTTGCTTGCTGTTTCGTGCGTCAGCCTCTTCATTCTTAGATTTATGATAACAGGAATAGGGCTTTTCTGTAAATCCGTATAAATAAGGTAAAAACCCTGTAGCATTACGACAAAGTGTAGGAGAGCCACAAGGTTTGATAAGAACTTAAATGTCTTCTCCTTCCAGAAGCCGAAAAGAGAGGTTCAGATAAAAAAGTTCGTCCGGGTCTTCCAGGTCTGTTTCCAAAATACTCTTAATCCGCTCCAGCCGGTACAGAAAGGTACTTCTGTGGATAAATAAGGCCTTGGCGCTTTGTACGGTATTCAGATTATGCTCCAGGTAGACCCTCAGAGTTTTCATGTATTCCGTATTCTGCACTTTGTCGGATTTTTGTAAATCCAACAGTTTTTCATAACAGAGCATATATCCGGGAAGGGTTTTTACAGACTGACGCAGAATATAGGGCAGGGCAATCTGGTTAAAGTGGTGAATCCAGAGTTGAGGACGGATTTCCAGTCCAAGTTTAAGGGCGGTAAGCCCCTGTAAATACTGCCTGCGAAGATTCATGTGTCCGCACATGGAACGGCTGTAACCTGCCTTTAACATACTGTCCCGGATAAAGTATACCAGTTCGCGAAAGATGTCATCTGCCTCCATATGAAGAAGTGTTTCATTATAAAAGGTGACGACATGGTCTTTAAATACAAGACTGCAGGAAGCAGAAAATTTATTTTTAATAAACTGGCAGACCATGTTTCCATTTAAGGAAGAAGGACCCTCTGTCTGAAGGACAGAGCAAAGATAGGTATGCTCAGGAAGCCAGCCTACATTTGTAAGCAAATGGCTGATACCCATATAATCTGCAGTACGGTCTGACAGGATACTCTGGAAAATAGACTGGAGTGTTGTACTGCGGGAGGAGGATTCTGAGTGCATACGGTTCAGAAGATATTCTGCATGCTGTGCCAGAATAGTAATGAGATACTGGTCTGCATCTGTAAGCGGTATTTTATTTTCCAAAACAGAGAGCAGGTAAGCAGGCTTTTCGTCCAGAAACAGGCGCATATTTAAGGAACAGTGTCCTGTAAGATAAGCAGGGAACAAAAATGGCTTTGGTGAGGCTTCCTCTGAGCGGAAATTTCCGTCCTGGATCAGCGCGTGGATATAGTCCAGGCGAAGGGAATCATTTTCAAAAATCTGTCCGGAGTCAGGAAGCTGGGACAAGCCACGGTGAGCTACAAGAGAAAAGTCCATATTCATAATGCAAAGCGGATTGTTAAACACAGGCTGGGAAATCTCAAGCAAATCGGAAAGAGAACCGTTTTGGTGACAGACAGAGATTAACTGCTGCTCCCATTCTTCATAGTAATCAAAAATAGACTGAATACAGTTGAATACGTGAATCACAGAGGTATGGCAGGATAAGAGCAGACAGGAGAAACGTCCATCTGGAAGAAAGGACGTTTCATCTCTCTGGCAGATAATCAGTACAGCATCTTCCGGTATGGATCGGAATACCTCTAAATCCAGAATGGCGTCTGTAAGATAAATGTGGTTGTTTTTAAACCCCTTGTCTGCCTCAAGGAAAAAAGGGCGGGCAAGGGGCTGATTTTTGGATAGAAGTCTGTAATCGGCAATTTGAAAGTGTTCTTTCAGATTCTGATACAGTAAAATTGATGTAAGCTGCAAAGTGTATTCCTCCTGTGGTTTTCAGACAATAAAAGTTTTTGCCATTTCTGCGGCATCTACAGCAGATTCGGTATAAGCGTCGGCACCAATGTGTTCTGCAAATTCTTTTGTTACAGCGCCGCCGCCTACCATAATTTTCAGGCGGTGTTCCGTATCAGACTGACGAAGCGCCTTCACTGCATGCTGCATACTGGGACATGCTGTGGTAAGCAGAGTGGACAGACAGACAATGGATACCTCAGGGTTCTGGCGCACTGCCTTTAAAAACTGTTTTTCTGAAATATCCACCCCTAAATCAATGACCTTAAAGCCTGCGCTGCGGAACATAATAGCTACCAGATTTTTGCCTACGTCGTGCAAATCCCCTTCCACAGTTCCCAGAATTATTGTGCCCACATACAATCCCCGCTCAGATTCCAGGCCGGGAGTGAGAATATCCAGCCCTTTACGCATACAGCGGGCAGAGGATAAAATTCTGGGAATATCTGCTTCATTATTTTTATAGCGTTCTCCCATCTCCCGCATAGCGGGAACCATGGCTTCGTCCAGAATTTTAATGGCGGGAATATGCTGTTTTAACGCCTGTGTTATTACCTGTTCTGTTATCTTGTAATGTCCGTTTTCCACGGATTGTCTAATCTCTTCCAATGTTGTCATGCTACACCCCGTAATTGCTGAATTTATGATTTCTATTATAGCTTTTCAGTAAGTAAAAAACAACTGGTATATGAAATTGTACAGGGGCCGTAGTAGTAGGGCAGATTATTGTCCTGACATACCTGTGTAACCAGCATACCGTATGCTTCCATGGACGCAAAGGATTTGTCAGGGAAGCGGCAGGGCGCATCTGGATAGGTGCAGGAGGTGCAGCGGGTACAGCAGCCTGCGCCAATGGCAAGCATATGGGGATAAAGAGGACGTAGAAGGCTTTCCATTGTGGAAAAGTGGGCTTTATGTGCAGCTTCTGTTTCCATCATGCCCTCTCCGTCCATGGAATCCTCCAGTTCCCCTACGGTTTGTACCAGAATTCCATGGCTGTATTTTTGCACTCTTTCTTCACATTCCTGCAGGGCGCCGCAGCCGGGAGGGCAGGACCAGTTTTTATCATACATATGGCAGGCGTTACTTGCACACATCTGGCGCACCTCTGGTAAGAGCTTTATGGTAGAACAGTCCAGAGGTGCAATATGGGTAAAGCCAGCCTGCTTTCCTAAACGTTTTAATTCTTCGATTCTTATTTTCATATGAACACGTCCTTTTATCGTGGATTTGTTTTGCGGTTTTATGGTTCTGTTGGGGGGAATTCCAGTTCATCAATAAAGCAGTCCTGGAATTCCGACAGCATAGCCAGTTCCAGGAAATCCAACTGATTCATCAGTGTTTGGCTGTATTCTCGTTCCGCTTTATTCAGCAGAGCAATTTTAGCCCCTTCTCCTGCTGCATTTCCAACAGGAACAATTTTCTTCTGGAGAGCAGAAGGCAGAAGACCGATGGCACAGGCGCTGTCCGGGGACATATAGGTGCCAAAAGCTCCGGCAATGCAGACGCGGTCAATCTGGCTGTGTGTGATACCCAGATGTTTTTCCAGAAGGAGAATTCCGGCGGCAATTGCTCCTTTGGCAAGCTGAACTTCCCGGATATCCTTTTGTGTCAGGTAAACAGAAGGGTATTCTTTCTGAAAAACAAAAGCGGTCAGATTTCCCTGTGTCGTCATATGTGAGGCAAGTTCTTCCCCATAAAGTGTCTGTACTTCGTCCCGGGCGAGAAGGCGACCCATTTCGTCTATTATTCCCAGTTTCCGAAGACAGGCAACTGCGTCAATGAGTCCGGAACCGCAAATACCTGTGGGCTGCTGGTTTCCTATGACAGAAATCTGGAATTTTCCATGTGAAAAGTTTACATGGTCTATGGCGCCTTCTGCGCCTCGCATACCGCACTCAATTTTAGCGCCCTCAAAGGCAGGGCCTGCGGCAGTAGAGCAGCATACCAATTTTTCTCTGTTTCCAAGAACAATTTCTCCATTGGTTCCTATGTCCACTAAAAGTGTTATGTCCCTGGATAAATCCGGGCGCAGAGCCAGCAGACAGCCCATGGTGTCAGCGCCTACAAAACCGGCAATAACAGGAAGAAAGAACAGTTGTCCCTGGGGGTGAATCTGTATTCCAAAATCAGCGGCCTTTGCCTGAAGAAGCCCTTTTTGATACGGTCTGTAAGGTGCCAATACCAGAGAATCCATGGGAAAATCAAAGAAAATATGATGCATACAGGTGTTGCCTACCAGACAAAGCTGTACAATCTGTTCCCGGGAAATCTGTTGTTTTTCAGCCAGAGCAGTAATTAAGTCATCAAGAGCCTGATGGATACAGGAGGAGAGTTCTGTGTTTTTGTGCTGCATGCAGTAATCAGCTCTGGAAATTACGTCAGCGCCATAGGCTGTCTGGGGATTTACCATGCCGGCAGTACAGATTTCTTTGCCGGAATTGCCGTCTATCAGATAAGAGGCAATGGTGGTGGTACCGATATCAAAAGCAACCAGATAAGGATTTTTCACATCTTTGGGGAAAGAAGAGGGTGAAAACTTTACCCTTCTTATAGATGTGTTTGTAAGGATCTGATGCTTTTGGGGAAGCCTTTGTGTGTCTACAGTCAGGTTTTTCCATACTTTTGTCTGGCAGGCAAGGACGGTTTTAGTTTCTCCTCCATCTGTTTTTAGCTGTACCAGACATTTGCCGCAGGTTCCCTGTCCCCCACAGGGTGCGTCCGGAAAGATTCCCGTGCTTCTGGCAGCATTCATAATCGTGCTTCCTGCCGAAACCTGTACAGTACGCCCTTCCCGAAGAAAAGTCACCTGACAGAGAGCGGCATTATCCCTGTTTTTTGAAATTTTCTCCATAAAGAATCCTCCTCGCATGTAATACAAACATTATACCACGAGCGCAGAAAAGGAAGCGCCATAGGCATTTCCTTATCAAGCCGTGGACTGCCGGTATAATCTGCTACGGTAGTAGCAGCAAGCCGAAGAATTCGGCTTGGTTTGCATGTAATGCAAACATTATACCACACAAAAACTGCTGCAGAAGGTGATGCTGGGAGTTTTTTCATACTCCGGGCGTTGTGTTTCTGCAGCAGTGTCTTTTTTATGATTATGCAGCCAGTTCTTTTGCTTTTTGGGCAGCGGAAGCGGCATCAGGGGTATAGGCGTCTGCACCGATTTCGTCTGCAAATTTCTGGGTAATAGGCGCGCCGCCAACCATTACCTTGATATTTTTGCGGAAGTCTGCCTCATTTAAAGCAGCTACCGTATCTTTCAGGGCAGGCATTGTGGTGGTGAGCAAAGCAGACAGACCTACGATTTTTACGTCGGGATTTTCGGTAATGGCAGCCATAAATTTATCCACGGATACGTCAACCCCAAGGTCAATGACTTCAAATCCGGCGCTTTCAATCATCATGGCAACCAGGTTTTTTCCGATGTCGTGTAAATCTCCGGCAACTGTACCGATGATCATTTTGCCGCACACAGCGCCGCTATCTCCGGCAAGATGCGGTTTCAGGACTTCCACACCCTTTTTCATGGCTTTTGCAGCAATGAGCATTTCAGGAACAAAGATTTCATTTTTTTTGAAACGTTCTCCAACAAGTCCCATGGCATCAATCATGGCATTTAAAATTTCCGGTGCAGCGCACCCTCCGTCAAGGGCTTCCTGTACAAGATTGGGTACTAATTTGGCTTTTCCGGCAGCAACTGCGTCCGCAACAGTTTGAATCTGACTCATAATAAAATCCTCCTTTTATATAGCTTTTTATGTTATTTTACAGGTCCAAGTAGGCCTTCTCTGTACGCTCCTATGTATTCCATGCAGTAGTCGTCCAGCCCGAGAAGCGCCTCCGTGGCATAAATATGTCCAAGCATATCCCGGTTGGCGGGATCTAAAATAGCACTGTCCAGTCCTGCATTCATGGCAAGTGTCAAAAAGCAGCAGTTCATCAGTTTTCTCACAGGCAGATGAAAGGAAATATTGCTGATAGCTGCCGTGATGTGTATGGAAGGATACTGTTTCCGGATTGTGGATATCACTTCTACATTCATGGCAATTCCGTCTTCAGAAGTACAAAGCATTTCCACCAGAGGGTCAATGTGAATCCTGGAAGGGGAAATATGATATTCCTCAGCCTTTTCCATAATATGACGGAAAACACGAAGACGATCTTCGGCTGTTTTAGGAATTCCCGTGTTGTCGCTTAAAAGTGCGATAACCTGCCAGTCCTTATTTTCTTCTTTTGCCAGAATCGGAAAGATTTTGTCAATTTTTTCTCCTTCGCCTGATACAGAATTAAAGATTCCCGGTTGTTTGCAATGGGTGTAGACCTGTGCCAGCACATCAGGGCTTGGACTGTCAATGGAAATGGGCAAATCTGTAACTTCCTGTATACAGTCAATCAGCCATTTCAAAGTTTCCGCTTCCATATTTTCCGGTACAGAGGCACAACAGTCAATATAAGAAGCATTGGCATCAGCCTGTATTTTTGCTCTGTTCTTTATAAAGTCCGCGTCCCTGTCGGCAATGGCCTTAGCGACAGCGGGAATGGAGCCGTTGATTTTTTCACCAATAATAATCATGATATACAGCCTCCTTATTCGTTCTTTCTACCTGTATTTTAACAGAAAGCAGGCAGGGGAGATATTCTATAAAGTGTTTGTAATTTGAGAAGAGTCTTCATACAGAGTGTAGGAGAACAAAAACTGCTCTTTACTCAGATGAAACAAAAGAGAAGAATTGAGGAATTTGCATAAAAGAAAAGTCCGGAGGACAGGGAAAAAAAGAAAAAATAATTTTGAGCGCGTTAGCACGTCAAAGTGCGAAAAGTCAAAAGGGAGAAGTGCCGGAAAGGGTATTGTTTCCGGGCTTTAAAAGTGCTATGATAACAAACCGTAAAGAGAAACTTTAAAAAATAGTTAAGAAAGAAAAAGAAAAGAGGCAATGCTATATGGCAGCAAAAGAAAAGAAAACAGAGGGAAAAAAGAGCTTTAAACAGAAATTTCACGATTACTGCATGAGGCAGTCACATATTGCACCAATAGGACTGAATGATAAGGAAGACAAATATTATCACAGTATTTTTAACTTTGAGAAATAAAGAAAAGCTTTCAAGTATATGAAGGAAAAAGAACCGCTGCGCAAACGGCAGAAAGAGATATCCCAAAGGGAAACAGGGGGAGATTTCGGAGGCTGTCTGTGCAGTGGTTTTTTGCTGTGAAAACATCTTGAATTTTTTCAGATACATGGAGTATAATGTCTTTCACAATTAGTACAAACAGACAAAAGAGGAGGAGAGTATGAGAGCTGGTACATGGAGAGAAAAGCTGATAGGAGATAAGAGATTTTATAAAATGGTACTGCTGATTGCAGTTCCTATTATGATTCAGAATGGTATTACCAATTTTGTAAGCCTTCTGGATAACATTATGGTAGGTCAGGTTGGAACAGAACAGATGACAGGTGTTGCCATTGTCAATCAGTTGATTTTTGTATACAACCTGTGCATTTTCGGCGGTGTGTCCGGCGCCGGAATTTTTACCGCGCAGTTTTTCGGGCAGAAAGATGACGAAGGGGTTGCCAATACCATGCGGTTTAAACTGTATATGGGAATTCTTCTGACAGGTGTGACAATCCTGTTGTTCCTTGCCTTTGGTGAACCTTTGATTCAGATGTATTTAAAAGGAAATCAGGACGGCGGAGATGTGGCCGCTGCTCTGCGCTATGGAAAAGAGTACCTTGGAATTATGTTGATTGGTCTGCCGCCCTTTATGTTAGTGCAGGTTTATGCCAGTACCTTAAGAGAATGCGGGAGAACCATAACACCTATGAAAGCAGGAATTGCAGCCGTAGTGGTAAACCTGGTATTTAACTATTTTCTGATTTACGGAAAATTCGGATTTCCTGAATTAGGGGTAGCAGGTGCGGCTGTTGCCACTGTGATGTCCCGTTATGTAGAGGCCTTTATTGTTGTGGGATGGACGCACAGACACAAAGAAATTAATACCTATATTCCGGGGCTTTATAAAACCATGCGGATACCGGGATATCTGGTAAAGCGGATTTTGATTAAGGGGACACCTCTGCTTCTCAATGAAACACTCTGGGCAGCAGGCATGGCGATTTTACTGCAGTGTTATTCCGTCAGAGGTATGAATGTGGTGGCAGGTATGAATATTTCCAATACGATTTCAAATCTGTTTAATGTGGTGTTTATTGCCCTGGGGGATTCTGTTGCCATTGTAGTAGGGCAGCTTTTAGGAGCAGGCAAGATGGAAGAAGCAAAAGATACAGATCGAAAGATGATTGTATTTTCCGTGGCATGCTGTACTCTGGTGGCGCTGGTTATGCTGATGATTGCACCGTTGTTTCCACAGCTTTATAACACCAATGTCCAGTCCAGAGAGTTTGCCAAATATTTTATTATGGTAACGGCTGTATTTATGCCCCAGAATGCCTTTTTGCATGCCGCATACTTTACTCTGCGTTCCGGGGGAAAGACTATTGTCACTTTCTTTTTCGATAGTGTATTTATCTGTTGTGTAAGTGTGCCAATTGCTTATCTGCTGGGTCATTTTACAGACTTGTATGTGGTGTATATTTTTATCGCGGTGCAGCTTGCAGATATTATTAAGTGTGTGATTGGCTTTATTCTGGTGAAAAAGGGCGTGTGGCTACAGAATATTGTAGAGGTGTAGGGTGATAAGACTTTATTTATGAGATATCCGGGATATTCTCTGTTAAATTGTTTTTTATATAGACCTATCTCTTGACATAGGAGTCCCTGTTTATTACACTGAAAACAAATAAAAAACAGGAGGTCTGATATGTCAAAATACGCAGGAACAAAAACAGAGAAAAACCTTATGGAAGCTTTTGCAGGAGAGTCACAGGCACGCAATAAATACACCTATTATGCATCAGCAGCAAAAAAGGCAGGATTTGTACAGATGGCAAATCTTTTTGAAGAAACCGCAAACCAGGAAAAAGAGCATGCAAAAATGTGGTTTAAGGAGTTTCATGGTATCGGAACACCGGAAGAAAACCTGACTGATGCGGCTCAGGGAGAACATGAAGAATGGACAGATATGTACAAACGCATGGCAGAAGAAGCGAGGGAGGAAGGCTTTACAGAACTGGCCAAGAAGTTTGAACTGGTTGCAGAAATTGAAGCAGCACATGAAAGGCGCTACTTAAAGCTTCTGGAATCCCTGAAACAGGGAGAAACCTTTAAAGGAGAGGCTCCTTTAGGATGGAAGTGTAACAACTGTGGATACATTCATATGGGTGATGAAGCGC
This region includes:
- the rbr gene encoding rubrerythrin, with the protein product MSKYAGTKTEKNLMEAFAGESQARNKYTYYASAAKKAGFVQMANLFEETANQEKEHAKMWFKEFHGIGTPEENLTDAAQGEHEEWTDMYKRMAEEAREEGFTELAKKFELVAEIEAAHERRYLKLLESLKQGETFKGEAPLGWKCNNCGYIHMGDEAPEVCPACAHPKAYFERKVENY